The Stenotrophomonas sp. ASS1 genome segment GCCGCACGGTCGATCCGGGACAGGTCAAGGCCATCGACCAGGATCCGGCCACGCTGGGGATCGATCGATTTCAGGGCGAGCTTGAACAGCGTCGACTTCCCTGCCCCGGTCGGCCCGATCAGGAAATTGATGCCGCCACGTTCGGCCTCGAAGGACACATCGCTTACCCCGCGACCGTTGCCATAGCGGTGGCTGACCTGCTGGAACTCCAGGCCACCGCTTTCCCCGGCGAAGCGCTGGGCATCGGCCACCTGCTGCTCCTCGGGCGCCGCCCACAAGGTGGAAAGCGGAGCCAGCATGCTCCACGAGCGCGCGACGTCATCGATCGAACGGGCGATCATCTCGAACGGCATGTTGAGCTGGAGCAGCAGCAGATTGAACAGGACGATGTCGCCGACGCTCAGACCGCCGCTCTGGTAGCGCGGCAGCAACAGATGGAAGGTAACGATGAACTCGACCGCCAGGCTGATGCCCAGCAGCGCAATGAAGCCGATCCGCTGCAGTACGTAGGCGCGCCAGCTGTCGCGCACCTCCTGGGCCTTCTGCTCGAAGCGCTGCACCATCCAGGCGCTGCCGCCGAACTGGCGCAGCGTCTCCATGGCATTCATGGCATTGCCGACGAAGCGCGCGTTCTGCTGGCCGGCCTCGACCGCAGCTTCGCGATGGATGCGTGCGCGCCGGGTAGCGATGGCGGAAAGCGTGACGGCTACCGTGCCGTAGGCCAGCACGATGGCCACCACCTGCAGGTTGATCAACGCACCCAGCGTTATCAGCGTCAGCAGGATCTGCAGCGCACTGGGAATGAAGGCCACCAGCCCCAGCTGCACCACGATCTTCAGCGCGCCACGGCCTTTCTCCCCTGCCACCTGCAGCTCGGCGGCGTTGTAGTCCAGGAAGAAACTGTTGGTCTTCTTCAGCAGGCGGGCGAAGTAGCGGGTACTGGTGATGAAGCCGAGGTTCTCGCCGCTGAGGAACGACAGGTACTGCAACGTGTTCTGCACGGCGCTGCCCGCGCCCAGGATGATGGCGTAGAGCAGGAATCCCCACGCCAGGGCACTGGCCCCGTCGATAGGCAACCGGTCGATCAGGCGCGAGAAAAGGTACGGCGCAGCAACGCTGGCCAGGCTGGACAGCACGACACTGCCGGCGATGAGCAGCAGCAGCCTGCGGTCAGCCTTCCAGTACGCGCCCAGGATTTCAGCGACGGGCGGCGGAACAGCAGTCTTCTTCATCGGCCTTGTTCCGGCGTGGACTCCACCCTTGAATGATATGCTATAACATATCCATTCAGGAGCGACGTCGCCACGTCGCAGGCCACTTTCGGATGGGATCGATGGACCGGGGAATGACGAACGTATCCGCTGCCATGCCACGCGCGCTCATGGCCCTCAGTATTGCCGCTGCACTGCTGGCCAGCCTGCCCGCACTGGCCCAGAACCCCGGCGATGCCCGGCGTTCGCGGGCCGCAGGCGCAGCACCCGAGGGGCCGACCGCCACCCTGGACAAGGTGCTGGTGGTCGGCAGCAACATCCGCGATGCCATTGGCGGCGGCGCCTCGCCGATCATCGTGATCGACAAGGAGGCCATCGACCGCACCGGCGTGGCCACCGTGCAGCAGCTGTTCGAGAAACTGCCGCAGAACTTCGGCGGTGGCGCCAATGGTGCCAACGTCGCCAACCTTGGCGTCGACCGCGATACCGGCAACAACTTCGGCCAGGGCACCGCCATCAACCTGCGCGGCCTGGGAACCGGCACCACGTTGACCCTGATCAACGGCCATCGCGTGACCTCGTCGAACCGCTACCAGTACGTGGATGTCTCGCTGATACCGCTGAGTGCGGTGGAACGCGTTGAGATCCTCACCGATGGTGCCTCGGCCATCTATGGCACCGATGCGGTCGGCGGTGTGGTCAACATCATCCTGCGCCGCGACTTCACCGGGTATGAGACCGCTGTGCGTTACGGCGCCGTGACCACCGGCGGCATGGAGGAATACCAGGCCTCGCAGTCGGCAGGCTGGTCGTGGGATGGTGGCCAAGTGCTGGCCAGCTACGAGTTCCTGAAGCAGAGCAACCTGCCGGCGGTGGACAAGGATTTCTCGAAGAACGTGCGGGTCAAGCCGTACGACCTCTACCCCGGTTCGAAGCGCCACAGCCTCTACGTGGACGGCGTGCAGCAGCTCAGCGATGTGCTGACCCTGAACGTGACCGGCTCGTTCGCCAAGCGCGAGATGGACACCACCATTTCCGGCACGGCCGACGAAACCCGGTTGTTCCCGCATACGCGCCAGTTCGACCTGTTCGCCGGCCTGACACTGGACCTTCCGCGTCAGTGGCAGGCGCGCCTGGATTCGGGGTTCGGCAGGAGCGATGTGTCCTATCAGCGCACCACCATCACCGGCAGCTCGGCCAGTACCGCGCCGCCCACCAATACCAACTCCGAATCGCGTTACCTGGACCTGGTCGCCGACGGTGAGCTGTTCAGCCTGCCCGCCGGTGGGGTTCGCGCGGCATTCGGCGCGGGCTACCGCCGCGATGGCTATGAACTGATCGATCACCGCGGCCTGGAAAAGCCGCTCGACCTGCAGCGTACCGTGAGGTCCGCTTTTGCCGAGCTCAACGTTCCGCTGCTGAAGGATCTGCCGGGCGTGCGCAGCCTGTCCCTGACCGCCGCAGCGCGCTATGACGACTACAGCGATTTCGGATCCACGCTGAACCCCAAGTTCGGCCTGCTGTGGGAGGCGGCCCAGGGGCTTTCGTTCCGCACCAGCTACGGCCGCTCCTACCGGGCGCCGGTGTACCAGGACATGCAGTTGAACAACACCGTGGTGGTGGCGAACGTGCCCAACCCGAGTGCAGCCAATGGCAACACCATCCTGATGATGCTCTCCAATGGCAATCGCGATCTGGGCCCCGAACGGGCCAAGACCTGGACCGGCGGTTTCTCGTTCGCGCCGCCGTCGCTGCCGGGGCTCAAGATCGATGCGAACTACTACCACATCGAATACGCCGACCGTATCGGCAGCGGCTTCGGCGGCAGCTTCCCGTCGCTGTTCCTGCAGTCCACCGCACCTTACGCAGACATCCTGACCACCAATCCCACGCAGCAGCAGATCCAGCAGGCACGCCAGCTGGGCGTATCGGGGCTGGGCCTGTTCGTCTCGCGCGTGGGGCCGTATGCGTTGCCGCCAGGCATGGACGAAACCAACAGCCAGGTGATCCTCGACAACCGCTTCCGCAACAACGCCTTCACCCGGCAGCGTGGTGTCGACTTCAGTGGATCCTATGGCTTCGATGCCGGCCAGACCCACATCGGGCTGAACCTGGCCGGGCAGTACATCATCGAGTCGAAGCGGCGCGTGACCAGTACGTCGCCCGAGGTGGATGCGGTGAATTCGGTGTACTACCCGGTGGACCTCAAGATGCGCGGTGGCATCGCGCTGAGCCGGCAGCAGGCCGCGGCGGGGATCTTCGTGAACTACGTGGACAGTTATCGCGACCCCGCCAATGTCGCCCGGCCCCACGTCAGCTCCTGGACGACCGTAGATCTGAACCTCGCCTACCACTTCGGTGCATCGGCGGACCCGCAGCGTGGCACCTCGCTTGCGTTCAACGTGCAGAACCTGCTCGACCGGGATCCGCCGTTCATCGTCAACAGCATCAACACCGGCTACGACCCCACCAATGCGACAGCGCTGGGCCGCTTCCTGTCCATGTCGCTGACCCACCGCTGGTAAGCCGCCATGCGCGCCGAAGCCCCTGCCTTGTCCCGGTCCGTCATGGCCATCCAGCAGGCGTTTGCTGTTGCGGCAACCCAGCTCACGTTGATGTGGCGCGAGCGGCGCGTGCTGTGGCTCGCCCTTGCCCTGTTGCTGATTGCGGGAGCATCGGTGCTCGGTGGTGCTGCACGCCTGACCCTGCAGGCGCAGGAGCGCCAGGCAATGAGCGAGGAAGAGGCGCGGCTCTGGGACAGCCAGGGCACAATCGACCCGCATAGCGCCGCACATGTGGGGCGTGCCATTGCTGCCCCCGTGCGGCCACTGGCTGCACTGGACCCGGGGCTGACGGATTACCTGGGAACCTCGGTGTTCATCGAAGGCCACGCCCAGAACCCGGCCCGGCACCGTGCCGTGGATGGTGGCACCGCACTCAGCCGCTTCGAGGGTTTCTCTGCGGCGTGGGCGCTGCAGGTGGTGGCGCCGCTGCTGATCATCCTGGCCGGGTTCGCGACCCTGTCCGGCGACGTCGCCCGCGAGACGCTGCGCCAGGAGCTCGGCACCGGTGCCTCGGCCGGCGTGCTGATCGGCGGGCGCTTGATTGCCCTGGCGGCCGCGTCGCTGCTGCTGGTGCTGGCCATGCTGCTGATCAGTCTTCCGGGGCTGTCCATCCAGTACGGCGACGCCACGGATCTTGCCGCCCTGCTCGCACTGGCGGCCGCCTACCTGCTCTATCTGGCGGTGTTCTGTGCACTTACCGTGGGGGTGTCCGCACTTGCCGGCTCGGCACGGACGTCACTGGTCGTGCTGCTCGGCTTCTGGGTGGTGTCCACGCTGCTGCTGCCGAGGGTGGCGCCTGCGGTTGCCGAATCCCTGTACCCGACCCCTTCGGCACCGGCGTTCAGGACCGGCGTGACCGAAGAAGCGGAGAACGGCGCGGATGGCCATGACCCGGCCGACAAACGCCTTGATGCCCTGCGCACGGCGTTGATGGCGCGCTACCGGGTCGACAGCGTTGACGACCTGCCGCTGAACTTCCGCGGTGTGGCGCTGGAGTTTGCCGAGGCCAACTCGACGCGCGTCTACAACCGCCATTTCGATCGCCTGCATGCCAGCTACCAGCAGCAGGACGCCACCCAGCGCCTGTTTGGCCTTGCCTCGCCGACGCTGGCGCTCCAGTCCTGGTCGCGCGCCTTCGCCGGCACGGATTTCCCGGCGCATCTGGCGTTCCTGCGCGGCGTGGAGGACTACCGTTATCGGTTGATCCAGGCACTCAACCAGGAAGTGAAACTGCACAAGGCACCACAAGGCGGGAAGCATGTGGCCGACATCGCCGGCATCACCCGTTCAGTGCACTACCGGCCGCCGCAACAGACCCTGGCCGGTACCGCTGCCGCGCAGCGCGGAAATCTCGTCATTCTGCTGGTCTGGCTGATGCTGGGTTGCGTGGTGGTGCTCATCTCCGCTCGGAAGCTGGGGAGATCGCCATGAACGTTGTGTCGATTGCCCGCTATGAGATCCGCCGATTGCTGCGCGATCGAGCGCTGCCGGTGCTGCTTGTCCTGCTGCTCGGGCTGGGTGCCCACGCCGCGTGGAACGGCCGCGCATGGGTGGACCAGCGGGAGGCGGCCATCGCCCTGATCAAGCAGGAAGAACAACAGACGAAGGAACGCAGCCGGGCATTCGTCGGCAAGGCGCCCTCGGTGCTGCCCCGCGCCCAGCCGGTGCTTGCGCCTGCCGCCATGGCACCGCTGTCGATCGGCCAGGCAGACGCCTACCCCTACACCGCCGATGTGGTCGCGCTGGGCGATCCGACCCAGCTGCTCAAGCACGTCTGGGCCGACATCGGCAATCCAGCGGCACGGGCTGCGGGACGGTTCGACCTCGCCTTCGTCATCGTCTTCCTGCTGCCGCTGGTCATTCTCGTGGCCACCCACGATCTGTGGTCCCGTGAGCGCGAGCGCGGCATCGCGGCGCTGGTGCTGTCGCAGCCGGTGCCGGCAACGCGCCTGCTGGTGGTCAAGGTGCTGGCCCGTGGCCTGGTGGTGCTGCTACCCGCACTGGCCATCCTCCTGGCGGTAACGATCGGGGCCGGCGCGCGCAGTCCTGCGGGCCTGGCCATGCTGGCCCTGACCGTCCTCCTGTACGGCGCGTTCTGGCTGGCCCTTGCACTGCTGATCGGCTGCCTTGCCCGGCGCACCACCGAGGCGGCCATCGCCGCCGGCGCGCTGTGGCTGCTGATCGTGGTCATGGCGCCGTCGCTGGCGCTGGCCACGGTGAATCTGATCGCGCCGCCGCCGTCACAGATGCAGTTCGCCACCGAAGTAAAGGCGATGCAGTCCGACATCGCCACGCGCCAGCGGCGCGAGCATGCGACGTCGGCGCCAGTGAATTCGCCGCCCCCCGTCATCTCCGACACTGTGCGCCAGGCCTACGCCGATCGGGTTGCAGCTGACCGGGAACTGGAACGTCTGATCGCCTCGCATGCGCAGGCCGAGGCCGCACATCGCCAGGTTCTGGACAAGGTGCGGCTGCTGCTGCCGGCCGTCGCGACACAGGACGCGCTCGACCGCATCGCAGGCTCGGATGCCGACCGCGCGCTCGACTTCCAGGGGCAGGTCCACTCCTTCTGGCAGGCGCGGCGGCTGTTGCACAAGGCCTATCTGGATCGTGACGCGCCGCAGACCTTCGAAGAGTACGACACCCTGCCCCGCTTCCAGTTCCACGAAACAGCCGGCGTCGCCCAACGTGGTGTCCTGGCCGATCTCGCCGCACTGATCATTGCCACCCTGCTTGTCCTGCTTGCAGCCGGTGCATTGCGCAGCCGGCTGGCAACGCCCTGAGGAGACGTCCGCATGCTGTCTGCAAAAAGCCTGGTCATGGAACACGGTGCACATCGGGCGCTGGATGACGTCAGCTTCGAGGTAAAGCCCGGCGAGATCTTCTGCCTGCTGGGCGCCAACGGCGCCGGCAAGTCGACCACCATCAAGCTGTTCCTTGGCTTTCTGAAACCCACCTCCGGTGCGGCCGAAGTGGACGGTCTCAGTGCGCACCAGCAGCCGCAGGAGGTACGCCGGCGGCTGCTGTACATCCCCGAGACCGTGGCGCTGTACGACGAGCTGACCGGCTACGAGAATCTGGACTACTTCGCCCGCCTGGCCGGTGTCGAGGAGCGCTCGCCGGCGCGGCTGAAGGACGCGCTCAGATCGGCCGGGCTGGCGACCGACGCATTCGGGCGACGCGTGGGCCTTTATTCCAAGGGCATGCGGCAGAAGGTCGGCATCGCACTGGCCATCGTCAAGGAAGCCAGGGCTCTGTTTCTGGATGAACCCACCTCGGGCCTGGACCCTACGGCGTCAGCCGAATTCCATGAGTTGATCGTGCGGGAACGCGATCGCGGCACAGCGATCCTGATGGCCACCCACGATCTGTTCCGTGCCCGTGAGGTGGCGACCACGATCGGCCTGATGCGGGCCGGCCGCCTGCGCAGAACGCTGGATGCCAGCACGATCACCGCGAACGATCTTGAGAGCCTGTACCTGGAAGAAATGAGCCGCAGCGCCTAGGCCACGGCGGCCGCCTGCGCGCCACGTTGGCCGGACCAGCGCCGCAGCCACGCTTCGATGTTGATCTGCGGGCCGAAGATGCCGAGCACCTGCGACGAGTGGTCCGGGCCGACCTGCTGGATGCCGGCATCGGCCAGCGCGCTGTCGAGATAGCCGCGCCTGGCCAGCATTCCATCGACCAGAAGATTCCTGATGAACTGCTGGTGCCCCTGGGTGACCGCCACGGAGTGATCATCCAGATAGGATTTCACCTTCCGCGACAGCAGCACCTCCGGCAACAGGCCTTTCATTGCACGCCGCGCGATGGTGCGGTCTTCCGCGTCCGCGATGAGCAGGTGCAGCGGAATGCGCGCGAACAGTTCGACAAGCGGCTGCGCACTGATCGGCGATACGCCATGCCAGTGGCCTGCACCTTCGAAGGGATCAAGGACGCTGGTCGGAAACACCATGCGGCCGATATGGGCCAGCTTGTAGGGTGATACGCGATGCCCCTGCGCCTGCGCATGCCGCAACCAGGCCGGCTGCAGGCCATCCTGTTCGGCGCGGTCCACCCGCACCCATGGGCAGGGCTTGCCCCAACGGCCATTGATGCTGCCTGGCCGCTTGAGCAGACCATGGACCATCGCATCCTTCAGCACCCCGTACAGTGAATCGCCGGACTGCGCGGTTTCGAAGGCGACGCGGAAGAAATCCCGGTCGATGCCGCGCCGCCAGGCGTAGTCGATCGCAGCGGCATTGCCCTTGAAACGCAGGAACACCGCATCACCGCCAACGCCAGTGAACTGCACGGTGTCACCGTCGAAGGCCACGTCACGGCGGTGGAGAAGATAGCCGGAACAATGCGCCGGCCGGGCTGTACGCGGGAAGGTCATGATCTCTTCCAGCGCGCAGTGAGGTTGCCTTCGGTACTCGATGTATTCGCAACGCCTGCCCGAGGAATCACTGGCCCCTTGCACTGCCATCCGCGCGAATAGCCGTTCGTCGGCGCCAATGCCCTCATCGTAGTGATGGACACACGTCACCTCCGGTGCCGACGGCGCCTGCAACAGGCCGGCCAGGATGATCGAGGAATCCAGCCCGCCTGACAGCTGCAGCTGGATGCGCCGGTGCGGGCTGGCCAGTGCACCGATGCAGCCCAGCAGCGTGGAACGCGCCAGCGACACGGCTTCCTGAAGATCCTCGATCGGCGCGTCGCGGGCCAGCCGCACCACGTCCCACTGGCAGTGCCGGCCCACCGGCTCTCCATCGCGGATTGAAACCGCTTCACCCGCTTCGACCGCCGTGACCTCCTCGAAGCCGGTCTGCAGGCCATCACGAAACGGGTACAGCAGCGAGTACGACAGGAAGGACCAGTCGACGCTGAAATCGCGCAGGCCCAGCATCAGGCAGTCTTCCATGTTCGAGAAGACCAGCGTCAGCTGACCCACTGTGGTCATGTAGCACGGGATCTCCGCAGTGGGATCGCGCAGGACGAACCAGCTCGAAGTTTCCTGCTGGAAGCCCAGCGCCACGTAGCGGCCCCAGCACCGTTCGACGATGCTGCGGCCCTGGCTGCTGCAGGCGTCGTCCGCTGTTTCGGCATCCAGGTTAGCGCACCCAGGCACGGTGCCTGCGCCGAAATCCTTGTGGAACAGCTTGCCGAGTACTACCAGGGAGTTCGCACGGCGGCATTCGAAATAGCCGTGGTTGTCACTCTGCGCATGGATCGCTGCGCCATTGCCGTTCATCACGCAGGCGATGCCGGGCAGCCTGGCGCCGATCCTTTCCACGATCCGTTCCGCCTGCGCTGTCGCGGATTCCGAGTGGGTGTTCCAGAGCACGGCGAGGTATCGGTACATGGCAGGTTTCGTTACAGCACCAGGATGGGAACCATCCGGCGCAGGTTGAAGGGAATGTCGGTCAGCACCTGATCGCCATACTGCAGCCAGCAATGCGCGGCGAACGGCTGGGTTCTGACGGCGAACACCCAGGCCGGAACGATGCCGTAGTTCGACAGGAATCCGCGCATCGCCAGGCAGTAGAGAAAGCACTCATCGGTTTTCCTGAAGGCCAGGGGTCGAAGCCAGTCGAACACCCGCACCCGCAGGGCCAGTTCTTCAGCGCTTACCGGCCGGCTGTGGCCGCGATCCGCCCGACGGCGCACGGCCGACACCGTGGAACTGAAAGGAAGGAACGTTCTGCTGCAGGCGGCATAGGCGCACGAGGCGATGAATCGACGCAGGTCGCGCGCCATGATGGGCGGACGGCCTCGCGGCGCGCCTTCGCGCGCCCAGTACCGAGGCAGCGCAATAGCAGGGCTGGCAGCGGATTTCCCCTGCTGCGGATCCGCGGTGATCAGGCGGCGGTCGATCAAGGCCTGCAGAAGCCTTGGCGTGCTTGCGTCATCGGACTGCAGGGGCCAATCGAGAACGAGCTTGCCAAGGCCTGCGGCGCCGCGTTTTTCAAGGGAAAGATACTTTCCCGTGGCCTGGTCCAGAATCACCATCGCATCGCCGGTGACACAGACGTGGGCGTGCTTTGACAGGAAATACGGGGCGGCAGCCTGCTCCATCATGCGCTCCTGCGCCGGAACCGGAGAAGCGGTGCATGCAGGGCATGCACCGCAGATGCGACATTGCGCGGTAGATCAGGGCGACGTGGTCGGGAACACGCCATCCCACAACGTGCCGTGGTTGTGCGCCTTCGTTTCCGAAACCACCGAGCCCAGCTCGATCAGTTCGCCACCCATGCCCTGATCCTCAGGGTTCTGCTGTCCTGCCACTACACCCAGCTCAATCAGCTCGTTCATGAACATCTCCTATCGTCAGTGGATGTACCCGCGCATTGCGTTGGATCGCGTTGCATTGGATACGGAGCAGCCAAGCCACCATCGCCGCGACATTGCAGGGCGATTGCCGCCAAGGCACCCATATGTTACGATATAACATATTATTTTGGCGTGACGAATGACGCCAGTGGCCCGTTGTCGATATGACCTACGAGAGGCGAGAGGGATGAGCAGCGAGATCAGAGACGACGGCCTGGATCCCACGCTTCTGCTGAAGGGGATGTTTCCCCTGCCGAAGTTCATCCGCTTTGTACGGGAGCGTTGCCCACCGGGACGCTTCGACGAGGCTGCGCTGGTGGAGGAATGGCGGACGGCACGTGCCGAGGTGCCCAAGTTACAGCAGGAGGAAGCCGGTGAGGCCGAAGCCATCAATGTCCATGCGTTGCCGGATGAGATGCTGCCGCTGGCTGAGCAGGCGCTGCGACAACCCTCGATGCACCGGATGACGAGTGTTCTGCCACGCAGTTGGCAGATGGTCGAGATCGATCGACTGGTGATCTTCCAGGAGTGCATCAACCTGCGTCACATCGATCAGTTGGCGGCATCCCTGACCGCCTCGCCCAGCGCGCAGGAGGTCATGCAGCTTGTCGCGCGCAGCGGCAGCCATGCACATCCGGAAGTGCGCTTCACCCAGTCCGATGGCAGCTACACCTTCGCGTCCACCTCGAACGACCTGCGCTTCCTCGATGTGGCGACCCTCGATCCGGCTGCCATCGCCGACTACGAGCCGTTCGGCGCAGCCAGCCACGCCGTCGTCATCTATCTGGGTTTCAGTGACAACCTGATCAGCGCCACCCGGTTCGGCAGGCGCATGGTGCTGACCAATGGCTCCCATCGCCTGTACCTGCTGCGCCGGCTCGGGTTCCGCCATGCGCCCTGCCTCGTCACCGATGCCTCCGACAGCGACCTCAGCGAGGTTCTGCTGCCGGCGGCGGTCAAGCAGGATCGCGGGTTCTACCTGTCTTCCCCGCGTCCGCCGCTGTTCAAGGACTATGTCGATCCCCGCCTGACCTGCGTCGTGCCGGTCACCCGCAAGCACTACGCCCTGCGGGCCACGCTCGACCTGCAGAGGATCGCGGTTCCGGCGCTGTAATCCTGGGCCGAACCCTCCCTTCCCTGGGGCCACGTCGACAGAGATGGCCGGATTGGTGAATCACCTGGCGGAACTGTCGAATGACGGTCTCCGGCCCGCCGAATACGCTTCCCCTCCTCGGTTCCAGAGGATGCCCGCATGAATGACACCGCCCCCGCCACTGAAGCAACACACAGCAGTCTGCCCATCATTCACGTCCTGATGGGATTCATCTGCGTCTGGCACCGACATGAACCCGGGCAGGCCCGTGATGAGGAGTGAGGCACGCTGTGGCGCCCGGCCGACCAGGGTTGCGCAGGTGCAGGCGTGACCAAGGCGGTTGCCGGGCGCAATGACGTGGGCGCCGATTACCCGGATCGGGTCGCGCAGACGGTCATGGTGTTCGAACTGGACCCGATCCCGGATGCGTGGGAAATGGACTTTCATTCGCATCGGAAAGCGCAGCTGCTGGTGGCCACGCATGGCCTGATCACGCTAGAGTCGCCAGCCGGCCTGTGGGTGGTGCCGCCGCAGGGGGCGATCTGGATTCCCGGCGGGTTGACCCACCGCGCCAGCAGCAGCGGAAAACCCCATGGGTTCGTCGTGTTCATTGATCCCGAGGCGGTTCCGGGATTGCCAGCCCACTGCTTCGCGATGGCGATCACCCCGTTCATGCATGCCCTGCTGCAACGCACCGCACGCCTGCCGCTGCAGTACGAGGACGGCAGCGCCCATGCCCGGCTGATGACCGTGCTGCTGGATGAGCTTGCTGCGGCGCCGCCGGAGTGGCTTCACCTGCCCATGCCTTCCGAGCCGCGACTGCGCACCCTGGCCAATGCCATGCTGGCTGCACCGGCCGAGCGCGCAACGCTCGACCTGTGGGCCGGCCGGATTGGAATGAGCGAGCGCAACATGTCCCGCCTGTTCTGCGCTGAAACCGGATTGAGCGTGAGGCGCTGGCGGCGGCAGATGCATGTGATGGTTGCCCTGCCGATGCTGGCAAGGGGCAGGACGGTGCAGTCCATTGCCGATGACCTTGGCTACGACAGCGCTGGCGCCTTCGTGACCATGTTCCGCAAGGCGGTCGGCGCCCCGCCCAAGCGCTTCCTCGCCGAACGCGGGGCCTGGCTGCAGGCGCCCGACGCAGGCGATCAACCGCGGGCGTGGCCCGCCTGCGGTTGATCGTGCGCCCGGCGGCTGGCAAGGGCACGCCCAGGCTGCGCCCGGGCGCAGCGATCACTCAGCGCTGCTGATCCTTCAGGAACAACCACGTGATCAGCGTGGCATCCGGTCCCTTCGGGTCGGTGAACGGCAGGCCGGACTGGCTGCCGCTCCAGGCATGGCCCATGCCCTGCACAACATAGTGCTGCACCAGCGTCCTGCCACCGTAGGCGTAGGTATCCACCGTATACGCACGTCCACCCGGCACCTGGCCGTGATAGGTGCTGGTCGGCAGGTACTTCACCGAGTCGTTGTCCAGGCCGTCGTCGGCCAGATCATTGGTCTGCAGGAACTGGCGCACCGCCTGCTGGCCGTTCACCGGATTGACGGTGAGATCGGCGCTGCCATGGAACACCAGCACCGGCAGCGGTCGCGGCGACGGCGATCCCGAGCACTGCCAG includes the following:
- a CDS encoding TonB-dependent receptor, with the protein product MTNVSAAMPRALMALSIAAALLASLPALAQNPGDARRSRAAGAAPEGPTATLDKVLVVGSNIRDAIGGGASPIIVIDKEAIDRTGVATVQQLFEKLPQNFGGGANGANVANLGVDRDTGNNFGQGTAINLRGLGTGTTLTLINGHRVTSSNRYQYVDVSLIPLSAVERVEILTDGASAIYGTDAVGGVVNIILRRDFTGYETAVRYGAVTTGGMEEYQASQSAGWSWDGGQVLASYEFLKQSNLPAVDKDFSKNVRVKPYDLYPGSKRHSLYVDGVQQLSDVLTLNVTGSFAKREMDTTISGTADETRLFPHTRQFDLFAGLTLDLPRQWQARLDSGFGRSDVSYQRTTITGSSASTAPPTNTNSESRYLDLVADGELFSLPAGGVRAAFGAGYRRDGYELIDHRGLEKPLDLQRTVRSAFAELNVPLLKDLPGVRSLSLTAAARYDDYSDFGSTLNPKFGLLWEAAQGLSFRTSYGRSYRAPVYQDMQLNNTVVVANVPNPSAANGNTILMMLSNGNRDLGPERAKTWTGGFSFAPPSLPGLKIDANYYHIEYADRIGSGFGGSFPSLFLQSTAPYADILTTNPTQQQIQQARQLGVSGLGLFVSRVGPYALPPGMDETNSQVILDNRFRNNAFTRQRGVDFSGSYGFDAGQTHIGLNLAGQYIIESKRRVTSTSPEVDAVNSVYYPVDLKMRGGIALSRQQAAAGIFVNYVDSYRDPANVARPHVSSWTTVDLNLAYHFGASADPQRGTSLAFNVQNLLDRDPPFIVNSINTGYDPTNATALGRFLSMSLTHRW
- a CDS encoding ABC transporter permease subunit, whose product is MNVVSIARYEIRRLLRDRALPVLLVLLLGLGAHAAWNGRAWVDQREAAIALIKQEEQQTKERSRAFVGKAPSVLPRAQPVLAPAAMAPLSIGQADAYPYTADVVALGDPTQLLKHVWADIGNPAARAAGRFDLAFVIVFLLPLVILVATHDLWSRERERGIAALVLSQPVPATRLLVVKVLARGLVVLLPALAILLAVTIGAGARSPAGLAMLALTVLLYGAFWLALALLIGCLARRTTEAAIAAGALWLLIVVMAPSLALATVNLIAPPPSQMQFATEVKAMQSDIATRQRREHATSAPVNSPPPVISDTVRQAYADRVAADRELERLIASHAQAEAAHRQVLDKVRLLLPAVATQDALDRIAGSDADRALDFQGQVHSFWQARRLLHKAYLDRDAPQTFEEYDTLPRFQFHETAGVAQRGVLADLAALIIATLLVLLAAGALRSRLATP
- a CDS encoding ABC transporter ATP-binding protein yields the protein MKKTAVPPPVAEILGAYWKADRRLLLLIAGSVVLSSLASVAAPYLFSRLIDRLPIDGASALAWGFLLYAIILGAGSAVQNTLQYLSFLSGENLGFITSTRYFARLLKKTNSFFLDYNAAELQVAGEKGRGALKIVVQLGLVAFIPSALQILLTLITLGALINLQVVAIVLAYGTVAVTLSAIATRRARIHREAAVEAGQQNARFVGNAMNAMETLRQFGGSAWMVQRFEQKAQEVRDSWRAYVLQRIGFIALLGISLAVEFIVTFHLLLPRYQSGGLSVGDIVLFNLLLLQLNMPFEMIARSIDDVARSWSMLAPLSTLWAAPEEQQVADAQRFAGESGGLEFQQVSHRYGNGRGVSDVSFEAERGGINFLIGPTGAGKSTLFKLALKSIDPQRGRILVDGLDLSRIDRAAWHAAVAVVPQDVILLNESLADNILLGRARDDDRLRHAARKAAILPLIEALPEGLETTVGERGLKLSGGERQRIAIARALYGEPAILFLDEASSALDEATEREIMDHIRALANDVTVVAITHRRGIVSPTDRVIELESDR
- a CDS encoding ATP-binding cassette domain-containing protein produces the protein MLSAKSLVMEHGAHRALDDVSFEVKPGEIFCLLGANGAGKSTTIKLFLGFLKPTSGAAEVDGLSAHQQPQEVRRRLLYIPETVALYDELTGYENLDYFARLAGVEERSPARLKDALRSAGLATDAFGRRVGLYSKGMRQKVGIALAIVKEARALFLDEPTSGLDPTASAEFHELIVRERDRGTAILMATHDLFRAREVATTIGLMRAGRLRRTLDASTITANDLESLYLEEMSRSA
- a CDS encoding DUF3526 domain-containing protein — protein: MSRSVMAIQQAFAVAATQLTLMWRERRVLWLALALLLIAGASVLGGAARLTLQAQERQAMSEEEARLWDSQGTIDPHSAAHVGRAIAAPVRPLAALDPGLTDYLGTSVFIEGHAQNPARHRAVDGGTALSRFEGFSAAWALQVVAPLLIILAGFATLSGDVARETLRQELGTGASAGVLIGGRLIALAAASLLLVLAMLLISLPGLSIQYGDATDLAALLALAAAYLLYLAVFCALTVGVSALAGSARTSLVVLLGFWVVSTLLLPRVAPAVAESLYPTPSAPAFRTGVTEEAENGADGHDPADKRLDALRTALMARYRVDSVDDLPLNFRGVALEFAEANSTRVYNRHFDRLHASYQQQDATQRLFGLASPTLALQSWSRAFAGTDFPAHLAFLRGVEDYRYRLIQALNQEVKLHKAPQGGKHVADIAGITRSVHYRPPQQTLAGTAAAQRGNLVILLVWLMLGCVVVLISARKLGRSP